In a genomic window of Streptomyces roseoviridis:
- a CDS encoding collagenase: MRTLAIATAVLIAAATPVAAHQAPAAADAHTPRAVTETAPTAGRAEPGPDHVFADAGQRPAHGTSRNTPTPTASGGGRLEARILPIVHDCSPALRIRAQEMTAAQLAATCASLANQDAYFHGVVKDSGPVADDYNTKLEVDVFNSSADYKAYAGRIYGIDTNNGGMYLEGDPARAGNQPRFICYERTDVSPGWQIWNLNHEYTHYLDGRFDLYGDFADSQTTPTVWWGEGIAEYVSYSYRGVPYTSALVEAGKHTYALRTLFDTTYANSDVNRTYNWGYLATRYMVERHPADVATVLGHYRTGNWTAARTFLDTLDYESDWHAWLTVVAAGA; this comes from the coding sequence CTCCGGCCGCCGCGGACGCCCACACCCCCCGGGCCGTCACCGAGACGGCGCCGACAGCCGGCCGGGCCGAGCCCGGGCCCGACCACGTCTTCGCCGACGCGGGGCAGCGTCCGGCCCACGGCACGAGCAGGAACACGCCCACCCCGACCGCGTCCGGCGGCGGCAGACTCGAGGCCAGAATCCTGCCCATCGTCCACGACTGCAGCCCGGCACTGCGGATCCGCGCCCAGGAGATGACCGCCGCCCAACTGGCCGCCACCTGCGCGAGCCTCGCCAACCAGGACGCCTACTTCCACGGCGTGGTCAAGGACTCGGGCCCCGTCGCCGACGACTACAACACCAAGCTCGAGGTCGACGTCTTCAACTCGAGCGCGGACTACAAGGCGTACGCCGGGCGGATCTACGGCATCGACACCAACAACGGCGGCATGTACCTGGAAGGGGACCCGGCCCGGGCCGGCAACCAGCCCCGATTCATATGCTACGAGCGCACCGACGTGAGCCCCGGCTGGCAGATCTGGAACCTCAACCACGAGTACACCCACTACCTCGACGGCCGCTTCGACCTCTACGGCGACTTCGCCGACAGCCAGACGACCCCCACCGTCTGGTGGGGCGAGGGCATCGCCGAGTACGTCTCCTACTCGTACCGCGGCGTCCCCTACACCAGCGCGCTGGTCGAGGCCGGCAAGCACACGTACGCGCTGCGCACCCTGTTCGACACCACCTACGCCAACAGCGACGTCAACCGCACCTACAACTGGGGCTACCTCGCCACCCGGTACATGGTCGAGCGGCACCCGGCCGACGTCGCGACCGTCCTCGGCCATTACCGCACCGGGAACTGGACCGCCGCGCGCACGTTCCTGGACACGCTGGACTACGAGAGCGACTGGCACGCCTGGCTGACGGTCGTGGCGGCCGGCGCCTGA
- a CDS encoding GAF domain-containing SpoIIE family protein phosphatase, with product MAAVRRYDILDTPPDGAYDRVAALAARLFEVPVATVTIVDEDRIWFKATHGLEGVTEIGRDPGLCASAVLTDDTTVIPDTLLDPVACSNPLVAGPMGVRFYAAAPIITADGYRLGTVNVLDTRPREISEADSATLADLAAVVRDQLELRLSALNAVRAEQERRKVEEEKRQAEEEARRRAERDKAAITAFASTLQRTLVPPALPAVPGLELACHYKTASPQEVGGDFYDVFPVGEGQWAFFLGDVCGKGAEAASVTSLTRYTLRAAALVDADPMAALQALNTALLLDASVGTRFCTAVFGLLDPARDGGFTVTLATGGHPPAYHLSPTEDGGVRVEAVRAKGGMLVGAFAEAVFASRVLHLAPGEGLLLYTDGLTEARTADGQMLADSGLADFLAKRTGPVGAGTLIDDTVALLETLPDTERDDVALLALSVPTADAAPIGTTTTAHSAAAPTAPADASVGQENRRP from the coding sequence ATGGCGGCAGTGCGCCGTTACGACATTCTGGACACCCCGCCGGACGGCGCCTACGACCGCGTCGCAGCACTGGCCGCACGGTTGTTCGAGGTTCCGGTGGCGACCGTCACGATCGTGGACGAGGACCGGATCTGGTTCAAGGCCACGCACGGGCTGGAAGGGGTCACCGAGATCGGCCGCGACCCGGGCCTGTGCGCCTCGGCCGTCCTGACCGATGACACCACCGTCATTCCCGACACCTTGCTCGATCCGGTCGCCTGCTCCAACCCGCTGGTCGCCGGCCCGATGGGGGTGCGGTTCTACGCCGCCGCTCCGATCATCACCGCCGACGGGTACCGCCTGGGCACGGTCAACGTCCTGGACACCCGTCCCCGTGAGATCAGCGAGGCGGATTCGGCCACGCTCGCGGACCTGGCCGCGGTGGTACGTGACCAGCTCGAGCTGCGGCTGTCCGCGCTGAACGCCGTACGCGCCGAACAGGAGCGCCGCAAGGTCGAAGAGGAGAAGCGTCAGGCGGAGGAGGAAGCCCGCCGGCGTGCGGAGCGGGACAAGGCGGCCATCACCGCGTTCGCCTCCACGCTGCAGCGCACCCTGGTGCCTCCCGCTCTGCCCGCCGTACCCGGGCTCGAGCTGGCCTGTCACTACAAGACGGCCTCCCCGCAGGAAGTGGGCGGCGACTTCTACGACGTCTTCCCCGTCGGCGAGGGCCAGTGGGCGTTCTTCCTGGGCGACGTGTGCGGCAAGGGCGCCGAAGCCGCCTCGGTCACCTCGCTCACCCGCTACACGCTGCGGGCCGCGGCCCTCGTCGACGCCGACCCGATGGCCGCGCTGCAGGCCTTGAACACGGCGCTGCTGCTGGACGCATCGGTCGGCACCCGCTTCTGCACCGCTGTCTTCGGCCTGCTCGATCCGGCTCGGGACGGCGGTTTCACGGTGACGCTGGCCACCGGCGGCCACCCGCCCGCCTACCACCTCAGCCCCACCGAGGACGGCGGTGTGCGGGTCGAGGCGGTCCGCGCCAAGGGCGGCATGCTGGTCGGCGCGTTCGCCGAAGCGGTCTTCGCCTCACGCGTCCTGCACCTGGCCCCCGGCGAAGGACTGCTGCTCTACACCGACGGGCTGACCGAGGCCCGTACCGCCGACGGACAGATGCTCGCCGACAGCGGTCTGGCGGACTTCCTGGCCAAACGAACCGGGCCGGTCGGTGCCGGCACCCTGATCGACGACACCGTCGCGCTCCTGGAGACCCTCCCCGACACCGAACGCGACGACGTGGCGCTGCTGGCCCTGTCCGTCCCCACCGCGGATGCCGCTCCCATCGGCACCACCACCACCGCCCACAGCGCCGCCGCCCCGACCGCACCCGCCGACGCCTCCGTCGGGCAGGAGAACCGACGCCCATGA
- a CDS encoding STAS domain-containing protein, with translation MTDAFHIDVPHTDGTLAVIALSGEFDINAAPAVRARALDLIADGHPHLVADLAGVTFCDSSGLGALVGIWRCAKEADGTLTLSAIPDRLSRLLSLTGMDTFLPAYPTAEAALAARQGNRTTA, from the coding sequence ATGACCGACGCATTCCACATCGACGTCCCGCACACCGACGGCACCCTGGCCGTGATCGCGCTGTCCGGCGAATTCGACATCAACGCCGCGCCCGCCGTGCGTGCCCGCGCCCTGGACCTGATCGCGGACGGCCACCCCCACCTGGTCGCCGACCTGGCGGGCGTCACCTTCTGCGACTCCTCCGGGCTGGGAGCCCTCGTCGGCATCTGGCGCTGCGCCAAGGAGGCCGACGGCACCCTGACCCTGTCGGCCATCCCCGACCGGCTGAGCCGCCTGCTCAGCCTTACGGGGATGGACACCTTCCTGCCCGCCTACCCCACCGCCGAAGCTGCGCTTGCCGCCCGCCAAGGCAACCGCACCACCGCCTGA
- a CDS encoding cytochrome P450 yields the protein MTPQDLDLPSPAALSRLDLFGDGFVRDPYPWLDALRADAPVHQDPGTGLWLVSRYDDIRRVLLDPAVFHPDNAQDAVTPLPVSVLRVLARAGFRLPPALANNGTDSHHGLRRVVTRFFNAQRVAAAVPVIERVADELLDAAQRRLDSTGSCDLFETYAQILPCRVLMELLGIDGVDPATLIRWSDASLELFWGRPTPERQLELAALVGEFHQWLTATVSAAPARPGSFVEALTRHRLPDGRPVDVGTAVGACFFVFIAGQSTTGQLISTTLHRALAEPGMWSRAADEQGLSEAWVEEVLRREPPVTTWRRVTAEPVTLGGVDVPAGAQLLLMLMGSGSDPEVFDAPDQMCPHRANARHHLSFGVGRHRCPGASLARTEAAVALRVAARRLPHAQIAPADERPPILGLLSFRAPLRVRVIT from the coding sequence GTGACTCCCCAGGACCTCGACCTGCCCTCACCTGCCGCGTTGTCCCGGCTCGACCTGTTCGGGGACGGTTTCGTCCGTGACCCCTACCCCTGGCTGGACGCGTTGCGGGCCGACGCCCCCGTGCACCAGGACCCGGGCACCGGACTGTGGCTGGTCAGCCGGTACGACGACATCCGGCGCGTCCTGCTGGACCCGGCGGTGTTCCACCCCGACAACGCGCAGGACGCCGTCACCCCGCTGCCCGTCAGCGTGCTGCGGGTACTGGCCCGGGCCGGCTTCAGGCTGCCGCCCGCGCTCGCCAACAACGGCACGGACAGTCACCACGGTCTGCGGCGCGTGGTCACCCGGTTCTTCAACGCCCAGCGTGTCGCCGCGGCCGTCCCCGTCATCGAGCGCGTCGCCGACGAACTCCTCGACGCCGCGCAGCGGCGCCTCGACTCGACCGGATCCTGCGACCTGTTCGAGACCTACGCCCAGATCCTGCCCTGCCGGGTGCTGATGGAGCTCCTCGGCATCGACGGTGTCGACCCCGCCACACTGATCCGCTGGAGCGACGCCTCACTGGAGCTGTTCTGGGGCAGGCCCACACCCGAGCGGCAGCTGGAACTGGCAGCGCTCGTCGGCGAGTTCCACCAGTGGCTCACCGCGACCGTGAGCGCCGCCCCGGCGCGGCCCGGCAGCTTCGTCGAGGCGCTGACCCGGCACCGCCTGCCCGACGGCCGGCCGGTGGACGTCGGGACCGCGGTCGGCGCGTGCTTCTTCGTCTTCATTGCCGGCCAGTCCACCACCGGGCAGCTCATCTCCACCACGCTGCACCGGGCCCTGGCCGAGCCCGGCATGTGGTCGCGCGCGGCCGACGAGCAGGGCCTGAGCGAGGCGTGGGTGGAGGAGGTACTGCGCCGCGAACCACCGGTGACCACGTGGCGCCGGGTGACCGCCGAGCCCGTGACGCTCGGCGGCGTGGACGTCCCCGCCGGGGCCCAGCTGCTGCTGATGCTCATGGGCAGCGGATCGGACCCGGAGGTGTTCGACGCCCCGGACCAGATGTGCCCGCACCGCGCCAACGCCCGCCACCACCTGTCCTTCGGCGTGGGCCGACACCGCTGCCCGGGCGCGTCGTTGGCCCGGACGGAAGCCGCCGTCGCCCTCCGCGTCGCGGCCCGTCGCCTGCCCCACGCCCAGATCGCCCCGGCGGACGAGCGACCGCCGATCCTCGGCCTGCTGTCCTTCCGCGCCCCTCTACGCGTCCGGGTGATCACTTAG
- a CDS encoding pirin family protein, whose protein sequence is MSNLDRQAALQVCGGRGFVVAEPVRELLSPRHVQLGESTEVRRLLPNLGRRMVGAWAFVDHYGPDDIADEPGMQVPPHPHMGLQTVSWLHEGEVLHRDSTGSLQTIRPRELGLMTSGRAISHSEESPRPHARYLHGAQLWVALPDAHRHVEPHFQHHAELPQVTAPGLTATVILGALDGAVSPGTAYTPITGADLALAAGTETRLPLDPDFEYAVLSMSGEAHVDDVPVLPGSMLYLGCGRTELPLRAASDAGLMLLGGEPFEEEIVMWWNFVGRTDEEIRKAREDWMTSDRFGEVKGYDGGRLDAPEVPATQLKARGRVR, encoded by the coding sequence ATGAGCAATCTTGATCGGCAGGCCGCCCTCCAGGTCTGCGGTGGCCGGGGCTTCGTCGTCGCCGAACCGGTACGAGAACTCCTCAGTCCGCGCCATGTCCAGCTCGGCGAATCGACCGAGGTCCGCCGGCTGCTCCCCAACCTCGGCCGCCGCATGGTCGGCGCCTGGGCCTTCGTCGACCACTACGGCCCCGACGACATCGCCGACGAACCCGGCATGCAGGTCCCGCCCCACCCGCACATGGGCCTGCAGACCGTCAGCTGGCTGCACGAGGGCGAGGTGCTCCACCGCGACTCGACCGGCAGTCTGCAGACCATCCGCCCGCGCGAACTGGGGCTGATGACGTCCGGCCGGGCGATCTCCCACTCCGAGGAGAGCCCCCGGCCCCACGCCCGCTATCTGCACGGCGCCCAACTGTGGGTGGCGCTGCCCGACGCCCACCGCCACGTCGAACCGCACTTCCAGCACCACGCCGAGCTCCCGCAGGTCACGGCACCGGGCCTGACCGCGACGGTCATCCTCGGCGCGCTCGACGGGGCGGTGTCACCCGGCACCGCCTACACCCCGATCACCGGCGCCGACCTCGCCCTGGCCGCCGGCACCGAGACCCGCCTCCCGCTCGACCCCGACTTCGAGTACGCGGTCCTCTCCATGTCCGGCGAGGCCCACGTCGACGACGTCCCCGTGCTCCCCGGCTCCATGCTCTACCTCGGCTGCGGCCGCACCGAACTCCCCCTGCGCGCCGCCTCCGACGCGGGCCTGATGCTCCTGGGCGGCGAACCGTTCGAGGAGGAGATCGTGATGTGGTGGAACTTCGTCGGCCGCACGGACGAGGAGATCCGCAAGGCGAGGGAGGACTGGATGACGTCCGACCGCTTCGGCGAGGTGAAGGGCTACGACGGCGGACGCCTGGACGCTCCGGAGGTCCCTGCGACGCAGCTGAAGGCGCGGGGCAGGGTGCGCTGA
- a CDS encoding tetratricopeptide repeat protein, which produces MSEETYYEFGTAADRWGRAQLFFEAKEYLTAARILRGLVAEHPDQTAQRLLLARAYYHSAQLVRAEEELRAVLERDPVEHYARLMLGRTLERQGRPVEAAPHLRLAAAMSGDTVE; this is translated from the coding sequence GTGAGCGAGGAGACGTACTACGAGTTCGGCACGGCGGCCGACCGCTGGGGCCGGGCGCAGCTGTTCTTCGAGGCGAAGGAGTACCTGACGGCCGCCCGCATCCTGCGCGGCCTGGTCGCCGAGCACCCGGACCAGACCGCCCAGCGCCTGCTGCTCGCCCGCGCGTACTATCACTCCGCCCAGCTCGTCCGCGCCGAGGAGGAGCTCCGCGCCGTCCTGGAGCGCGACCCCGTCGAGCACTACGCCCGGCTCATGCTCGGCCGCACCCTGGAGCGGCAGGGCCGTCCCGTGGAGGCGGCGCCGCACCTGCGGCTCGCCGCTGCCATGAGCGGCGACACGGTGGAGTGA
- a CDS encoding DUF305 domain-containing protein produces the protein MRAFHNSAARKLAVAGAVATAGLLLSACGSDDSANGTDHGAKPSATATATASASASASAGAFNDADVTFAQMMIPHHEQALQMARLADGRAEDPEIKKLVGEIEKAQDPEIQKMRSWLKTWGKPESMGHGGHGMAGMVSDTDMTDLAASKGRTFDRKFAELMIAHHEGAVEMARTEQKDGKDAAAKKVADDVVRTQAAEIAQLKKILERL, from the coding sequence ATGCGTGCCTTCCACAACTCCGCCGCCCGCAAGCTCGCCGTGGCCGGCGCCGTCGCCACCGCCGGGCTCCTGCTCTCCGCCTGCGGATCCGACGACTCCGCCAACGGCACGGACCACGGCGCCAAGCCCTCGGCCACCGCCACCGCCACCGCCTCCGCTTCCGCCTCGGCTTCCGCCGGGGCGTTCAACGACGCGGACGTGACCTTCGCGCAGATGATGATCCCCCACCACGAGCAGGCCCTCCAGATGGCCAGGCTTGCCGACGGCCGCGCCGAGGACCCGGAGATCAAGAAGCTCGTCGGTGAGATCGAGAAGGCGCAGGACCCCGAGATCCAGAAGATGCGGTCCTGGCTGAAGACCTGGGGCAAGCCCGAGTCCATGGGCCACGGCGGCCACGGCATGGCCGGCATGGTGTCCGACACCGACATGACGGACCTCGCCGCCTCCAAGGGCAGGACCTTCGACCGCAAGTTCGCCGAGCTGATGATCGCGCACCACGAGGGCGCGGTGGAGATGGCGAGGACCGAGCAGAAGGACGGCAAGGACGCGGCCGCGAAGAAGGTGGCCGATGACGTGGTGCGGACGCAGGCCGCCGAGATCGCCCAGCTGAAGAAGATCCTCGAACGGCTCTGA
- a CDS encoding amidohydrolase — protein MNRPAPADLLLTHARVHTVDPARPEAEAFAVRDGRIVWIGDAADADAWTGPRTRVLDAGGRLVLPGFVDAHNHVRLGSDDACVQLAGARDLDEIHARVRAWRAAHPDAPWIEAEAFDYSAIPGGRMPTAADLDPVTGDTPALVLSYDVHTAWLNTAALRRLGIRADRTELPFGTAVTDPATGEPTGFVRDFAIKGLSREGHRALRELGVPWASPDRQYGRLAKSLDAAIGYGITTVVEPQNSLDDLALFRRARTEGRLRSRIVAALFHPRGTSDAELDEFAAAAKEFADDRLRVGPLKLYIDDVVEPRTAALLEPYAGCGHHRGDTFYPPEEFAALLTRLDARGFQCFVHATGDRGIRTVLDAVEAARAANGPRDARHQIVHVECLDPADTPRFAELGVTACMQPRHAAPDIAGPGQDWAENIGPERWHKAWPLRSLHRAGALLALSSDWNVAEMDPMIGIHAAVTRRPPGGGEAWTPGETLDVATAVEGYTLGSARANFLENERGSLTVGKLADFVVLSRDILRADPDDIPGTVAETVVVGGEVVHTA, from the coding sequence ATGAACCGCCCTGCCCCCGCCGACCTCCTCCTCACCCACGCCCGCGTGCACACCGTCGACCCCGCCCGGCCCGAGGCCGAGGCGTTCGCCGTCCGCGACGGCCGCATCGTCTGGATCGGCGATGCCGCGGACGCCGACGCCTGGACCGGACCCCGCACACGCGTGCTCGACGCGGGCGGGCGCCTCGTCCTGCCCGGTTTCGTCGACGCCCACAACCACGTGCGCCTCGGCTCCGACGACGCCTGCGTCCAACTCGCCGGAGCCCGCGACCTGGACGAGATCCACGCCCGCGTCCGCGCCTGGCGCGCCGCACACCCCGACGCCCCGTGGATCGAGGCCGAGGCGTTCGACTACTCCGCGATCCCCGGCGGCCGCATGCCCACCGCCGCCGACCTCGACCCCGTCACCGGCGACACCCCCGCCCTCGTCCTCAGCTACGACGTCCACACCGCCTGGCTCAACACCGCCGCCCTGCGCCGCCTCGGCATCCGCGCCGACCGCACCGAGCTGCCCTTCGGCACCGCCGTCACCGACCCCGCGACGGGCGAACCGACCGGATTCGTCCGAGACTTCGCCATCAAGGGCCTCTCCCGCGAAGGCCACCGGGCGCTGCGCGAACTCGGCGTGCCGTGGGCCTCGCCCGACCGCCAGTACGGGCGGCTCGCCAAGAGCCTCGACGCCGCGATCGGCTACGGCATCACCACCGTGGTCGAACCCCAGAACTCCCTCGACGACCTCGCCCTCTTCCGGCGCGCCCGCACGGAGGGCCGGCTCCGCTCGCGGATCGTCGCCGCGCTGTTCCACCCGCGCGGCACCAGCGACGCCGAGCTGGACGAATTCGCCGCGGCGGCCAAGGAGTTCGCGGACGACCGGCTGCGCGTCGGGCCGCTCAAGCTCTACATCGACGACGTCGTCGAGCCCCGCACGGCCGCCCTGCTCGAACCGTACGCGGGCTGCGGCCACCACCGCGGCGACACGTTCTACCCGCCCGAGGAGTTCGCCGCGCTCCTCACCCGCCTCGACGCGCGCGGGTTCCAGTGCTTCGTGCACGCCACCGGCGACCGTGGCATCCGCACCGTCCTCGACGCCGTCGAGGCGGCCCGGGCCGCCAACGGTCCGCGCGACGCCCGCCATCAGATCGTGCACGTCGAATGCCTCGACCCCGCCGACACCCCGCGGTTCGCCGAGCTCGGCGTCACCGCCTGCATGCAGCCCCGCCACGCCGCCCCCGACATCGCCGGCCCCGGCCAGGACTGGGCCGAGAACATCGGCCCCGAGCGCTGGCACAAGGCGTGGCCGCTGCGCAGCCTGCACCGCGCCGGGGCCCTGCTCGCCCTGTCCAGTGACTGGAACGTGGCCGAGATGGACCCCATGATCGGCATTCACGCCGCCGTGACCCGCCGCCCGCCCGGCGGCGGCGAGGCGTGGACCCCCGGGGAGACCCTCGACGTCGCCACCGCCGTCGAGGGCTACACCCTGGGCTCGGCCCGTGCCAACTTCCTCGAGAACGAGCGCGGTTCGCTGACCGTCGGCAAGCTCGCCGACTTCGTCGTCCTCTCCCGGGACATCCTGCGCGCCGACCCCGACGACATCCCGGGCACGGTCGCCGAGACCGTCGTCGTGGGAGGCGAGGTCGTCCACACGGCGTGA
- a CDS encoding purine-cytosine permease family protein codes for MLGHETAPVTAGTAGAAGRDEVFQVEGHGIDPIPEGERHGGAKDLFWLWFGSNLTFTYVINGALAVAFGLSFWQATAVVVLGGLSFFAISAAGLSGVRTGTATLVISRAAFGVRGNWPAGLLNWVVSIGYTIVNTVVGTLALEALLAELGWSGGRLPRALALAVTLTLTFAVALWGHATVQWAERWMAYALAAGFAALLVFVLPGADTAAPAAAPGPSGWSLAFVVMLAGPFSYVPMPADYTRYLPRTTSLTALTWSGGLGGLVASVALGVAGVAAATQTDMTDAVAGTSELLPGWFQPLFLALVLGGSITNSIITLYSSSLNLQVLGIPWSRARAIVISAVVTAAGSLGALFLTDFTTSLLSFLSLLIIVFAPWGGVFLADMVLRRCTYDSAALHAGERGAYWYRAGWHPAGLAALLAGMLFAALTCDSALWTGPLVAPLGGADLSLLGAAVSAAVYVLLARRTARPVPA; via the coding sequence GTGCTCGGACACGAGACGGCGCCCGTGACGGCGGGCACGGCCGGCGCGGCGGGCCGCGACGAGGTCTTCCAGGTCGAGGGCCACGGCATCGACCCCATCCCCGAGGGCGAACGGCACGGCGGGGCCAAGGACCTCTTCTGGCTCTGGTTCGGATCCAATCTGACCTTCACCTACGTCATCAACGGTGCTCTCGCCGTCGCCTTCGGCCTCTCCTTCTGGCAGGCGACCGCCGTGGTCGTGCTCGGCGGGCTCTCCTTCTTCGCCATCAGCGCCGCCGGCCTCAGCGGCGTCCGCACCGGCACCGCCACCCTCGTCATCTCCCGCGCCGCCTTCGGCGTGCGCGGCAACTGGCCCGCCGGCCTGCTCAACTGGGTCGTCAGCATCGGCTACACCATCGTCAACACCGTGGTCGGCACGCTCGCCCTCGAAGCCCTCCTCGCCGAACTCGGCTGGAGCGGCGGCCGGCTCCCGCGCGCCCTCGCTCTCGCGGTCACCCTCACCCTGACCTTCGCCGTCGCCCTGTGGGGCCACGCCACCGTCCAGTGGGCCGAGCGCTGGATGGCCTACGCCCTCGCCGCGGGCTTCGCCGCCCTGCTGGTCTTCGTCCTGCCCGGCGCCGACACGGCCGCCCCGGCCGCCGCACCCGGCCCGTCGGGCTGGAGCCTGGCGTTCGTCGTCATGCTCGCGGGCCCCTTCTCGTACGTACCGATGCCCGCCGACTACACCCGCTACCTGCCCCGCACCACCTCGCTCACGGCACTCACCTGGAGCGGTGGTCTCGGCGGCCTGGTCGCCTCCGTGGCCCTCGGCGTCGCCGGCGTGGCCGCCGCCACCCAGACCGACATGACCGACGCCGTCGCGGGCACCTCCGAACTGCTGCCCGGCTGGTTCCAGCCCCTCTTCCTGGCCCTCGTCCTCGGCGGATCGATCACCAACTCGATCATCACCCTCTACTCGTCGAGCCTGAACCTCCAGGTCCTCGGCATCCCCTGGAGTCGCGCCCGCGCCATCGTCATCAGCGCGGTCGTCACCGCCGCCGGCTCCCTCGGCGCCCTCTTCCTCACCGACTTCACCACCTCGCTGCTCTCCTTCCTCTCGCTCCTCATCATCGTGTTCGCCCCGTGGGGCGGCGTCTTCCTCGCCGACATGGTGCTGAGGCGCTGCACCTACGACTCCGCGGCGCTGCACGCCGGTGAGCGCGGGGCCTACTGGTACCGGGCGGGCTGGCACCCGGCCGGACTCGCCGCCCTCCTCGCGGGCATGCTCTTCGCCGCGCTCACCTGCGACTCCGCGCTGTGGACCGGCCCGCTCGTGGCCCCGCTCGGCGGCGCCGACCTCTCCCTCCTCGGCGCCGCCGTCTCCGCCGCCGTGTACGTCCTCCTGGCCCGCCGCACCGCACGGCCCGTCCCCGCCTGA
- a CDS encoding TetR/AcrR family transcriptional regulator, with protein MLEEAMTAIAEDGLGALTMSALAERLGTSGGHILYYFGSKDLLLLAALRWSEATLGEERRRLLARRVTAPRRLDSFLRLYLPRGPRDPRWTLWIELWARIPANEELRAAQAELDRGWQDDLEALLSKGVAQGHFAPMDVTARASELLALLDGLSTRVVLGEESGRDTRSALDAARAAAELLVPRA; from the coding sequence ATGCTCGAAGAGGCCATGACCGCCATCGCCGAGGACGGGCTCGGCGCGCTCACCATGTCCGCGCTCGCCGAGCGCCTCGGGACCAGTGGCGGCCACATCCTGTACTACTTCGGCAGCAAGGACCTCCTGCTGCTCGCGGCCCTGCGCTGGAGCGAGGCGACCCTCGGCGAGGAGCGGCGGCGACTGCTCGCGCGCAGGGTCACCGCGCCCCGCCGGCTCGATTCGTTCCTGCGGCTGTATCTCCCGCGCGGCCCGCGCGACCCGCGCTGGACGCTCTGGATCGAACTGTGGGCGCGCATTCCGGCCAACGAGGAACTGCGCGCCGCACAGGCGGAACTCGACCGGGGCTGGCAGGACGACCTGGAAGCCCTGCTCTCCAAGGGCGTCGCGCAAGGACACTTCGCACCGATGGACGTGACCGCCCGCGCCTCCGAACTGCTCGCGCTCCTGGACGGGTTGAGCACGCGAGTGGTGCTCGGCGAGGAGTCGGGACGGGACACCAGGAGCGCTCTGGACGCCGCCCGGGCGGCGGCGGAGCTGCTCGTCCCCCGGGCCTGA